In Pirellulales bacterium, the sequence TTCGCGATTTAACTCCGCCGGCACGTGAATGGCCGGGCTGACCACCGCCCGCGCACGGCTGAACGGCCGGGGCACCGCATGATGATCCCACGTGCGCATCCGCCAAGGCCGATCGTATCCATATCCCATCGCCACAATCGGCAGGCCCAGCTTGGATGCCAGGTAAATCGGGCCGGAGGCCAACGTACGGCGTGGACCTGTCGGGCCGTCGGGCGTTATGGTCAAATTCATGTTGCGGCTGCGGCGAACCAATTCGCGCAGCGCCGCCATGCCGCCGCGGGTGGAGCTGCCCCGCACAAATTCAAAGCCCATGTGGTAGGCTGTGCGGCTGAGAATGTCGGTATCGCGATGCCGGCTGAGGAGCATCGTCAGGTTGTTGTGCCCGCGCAGGTAGAGCGGGAACAAAATGTACTCGTGCCAGAAGATGTAAATCTTTTGCCCAGCGTAACCCGGTTTGGCGGGATCGACCGATTCTTCGTAGTACGCGCATTTATATTCCAGCGTGTCCATCCAGTAACGAACCGCCGCAGAAGCCAGCAACCCGCCCAGGTTATTCAGAAAGTGCCTGGCAAATTTGGGCGTGCGGAATTTCATCGAGATCGCATCCGTGCAAGAGGAATGTAGGCTGTTGGAAGGAGGATGTAGGATTTATTTCCGGGCAGCGCCGACAAAGCGTGTGTTAGAAATCCTAATTCCTAAATCCTACATCCTAAATTCTAGTTTCTACATTCCACTTCCTACATTGCTCACTCCGGCCACTCGCCGCTGAAGACTTCCGTGGCGGGGCCCGTCATATAAACATGATTGTCGGTTTCGTTCCACTCCAATTCCAAGTCGCCGCCGGGCAAATGGGCCAAAATTTTCCGCCCGGTGCGGCCGGTAAGCACGCCCGCCACACAGACAGCACTGGCTCCGGTGCCGCAAGCCAGCGTAATTCCACTGCCCCGCTCCCAAGTTCGCATGGTGAGTTCAAAAGGAGATTTCAACTCGACAAAATGGATGTTGGCTTTTTTGGGAAAAATCATCGCCTGTTCCAAAAAATGCCCAACTTTCTCCAACGGAACTTCGGAGACATTTCTGCAATACAAGACAACATGCGGATTTCCCATCGAAACACAAGTGATTCGGCGGTCAAGTTCACATATTGCAGTCCAAGGGTCCTTTGGCAAAGGCATGTCTTCTTCTTTGATCCCCGGGTAACGGATCGGCTTGGGCTGGTCCGCGCGCGGGAACATAGCGGCCCGCATGGGATGTTCTCGCTGAACGATTTTCCAGCCCGCAAAAAGTTGGTCCAATGCGAGATCGAGGTCATAGTCAATAACAGAATCGCTAGCGGACGCTCCTCCCAGCTCTACTGGTATCTTCGCGGCTTCCAAAATCGGTTCGCCCATATCCACGCGTACTTTTGCCACTTTGCCGCCAGCCGCTTCTAGATTCAGCGTCAACACGCCACGGCCGGTTTCGATTTTGAGCGTCGGCTTCTTGGCAATGCCGTGATCGTACACGTACTTGGCCACGCAGCGGACGCCGTTGCCGCACATTTCGGCCTCGCTGCCGTCGGCATTGAACATCCGCATCCGGGCGTCGGCTTTGTCGGACGGGCAAATCAAAATCAGCCCATCGCCACCCACACCGAAATGCCGGTCGGCAATTTTTTTGGCCAAGGCTGCGGGATCGGCGGGCATCGGTTGCGCAAAGCAATTGACATACACATAATCGTTGCCAATGCCGTGCATCTTGGTGAAGCGCATGAGAGGAGTGAGTTGTAAGTGGTGAGTAAGTAGGCCGCGAGTAACGTTTAGCCGCGACGAGCAACCGAGCACGGTCGACGGGCGTCGACCGAGCGCAGGGCGGTAGTGACCAACCAGCGGAGCGTAACTGCGGGATTTTATCCGCCTGCCGACAAACGGACAATCGAACGGCCGTAAAGTTCATCCGAACGTGCGAATTATGGCCAGTCTGCGAAGTTCAGCCCGTCAAATCCAGCATGTTGCCGCATTGACCGGAAGGGTCGCGGCTGGAGGGCAGGGGGCTGTCCGACAGTCCAATTGCTGCGTCCGGCGGATTTTTTTTCTTCTCGGGCAATTCCCACGGACGGCGGCCGTCCGCATCACGCTCTTCCGTCTCGTGCTCGTCGCCATCGGTTTGGCCGATCCCGGCCGCTTGTTCGGCTTGCAAATCGGTTTGCTGCTGTATTCGTTGGACGGTCATTTCCTGCGACGTACGATCTGTATCCGCACCTTTGGATTGCGGCAATGGCGTGGCCGCCCCGATGCCCGCAAATCCGAGAGATGCAATGCTCATCATTTACCTCCGTCCAATGGACACACAGACCTATCGTCTGTGACGAACCTTGAATTCAACATTATCGCAGCGGTGCCTCTTGCACTTGCGAAACCGGTTGCACCGTGGCTGCGGGCGACAGTGTATTGGGGGGGGGCGGCAACGTTCGATTTTGCGGCTGCATGCCGGTTTGTATGGTTTGCAAAGCCTGGTTGATCGTCGGAAATGCTTCGCGCTTCGGCTTGGGATCGGCCAGGGTACCGGTCACGTGAATTTGCATAATCTGTTCGCTGGCCCCACCCATGAGGCGCTTCCACGCGGGCAATTGTAGGTCGCTGCGGCCCACGATGGGTTGTAGTTTGAGATTGATGTCGGTATTCAGATTCGCTTCGCCGTCACCGACCAGGCTGATGGCATCGCCGCTGAATTCGATGTTTTTCAAAATCACGTGCTCGCCGTCGATGTGAAACGTGATGTCGCTTTTGGTAAACGCGTTGGTGTCGGGCCGCTTAAGATTCAATACTTTGAGCAGTGCCACCATCACCGGCAATTCGTAAATATCGGCATTCGTTAATTGCACCTGGCCGTCGCCGTTCAGCGTGTGCAGACCCGCCGCCGAACCGTTAAGCCGGATGCTGGCGTCGACCTCCCCCTTTAATCGTTGTCGGCCAGGCACGGATTCGATGCAAAATCGGTTCATGTCCACTTTATTCAGCTTGGCCTGTACGGAGAAACGGGGCGTTTCGTCCAGTGCCACGCTGGCGTCGGCCTCCACGGTTCCGCCGTAGCATTTTGCAAATAAGTGTCGCGCCGACTGTCCCTGCGATTGTGAATCGGCATCGGCGCCGACCACGACTTGCCGATCGTCCACATACACCGGTCCCGCGATATTCGTAAATTGGAAATTGTTCCACGTGACGGAATCGACATTCAACTCACCCCGCGTAAGCAGCCGCTGGCCTTCGTTGCGGTTAGGATCATAGCTGCCGCTGAACACGCCGCCGCCGTGAATGTTTTGCACCTCGACGCCGGTGTGCAGCGTGCCTTGCTCGATGTCGAATTGCATGTTTTGCCATTGCGTAATCACCCGGCAATCGCCCAGCACCGCGGGAGGCGAACCGTCGGGCAACAGCGGCGGACGCTGCCCCCAAAAATCCAACACGCCATGCAGACTGATCAGGCCTGTCGGGTTCAATTGCACCACGGCCTTTCGCAGCTTGACGGGCAACGCAATGATCAAATCGCGGTCTGTATCCAACCGCACGTGATCGGCTGTAATGTTGTCGAAATGCAAATGCCAGGCGCCTTCGGGACCATGCTCGCAAGAGCCGCTGGCCGAAATCGGCGTGCGGTCGTGTACCGCCCGCAAGTTTTGAAACTCGCACCGATCGCCGCTGAACCCAATCGCACCCTGTACTTTTTCCAGCCGATAAGGGAAGTATGTGGGATCGATCGAAACCGTCTCACCCACCGGCTCCACCGCCACTTTCACCTGCGGATGGCTATCGCCCGATGTAAAATTCACCGCCGCATCGAGCAAATTGAACGAGCCCTTGGGCTTCAAGTCGTTCCAAATGGGTTGAAACTGCGGGGGCAAAGCGTCTCGCAATTCTTCCTCCAACACGACGTCGCGACCGTGGAATTCCAGCGCCAGGCTGAATCCTTGGCCGACCGGTGTAACCGTCCCGTCGCACGTCACTCGCCCGGTATGATTTTCACCTTCCAGCCCGCGGAAATTCCACTGGCCGTCGATCATTTCCAATCTTCCTACCACATTGTTCAACGGGTAAGAAAACCGGTCGTAACGCATTCCGCAATGGTCCAGCTCGACCTGCAGATGCTGGTGCATGTTCTTGCTCTGCGGATCGTCGCGCATGCAATCC encodes:
- a CDS encoding lysophospholipid acyltransferase family protein; its protein translation is MKFRTPKFARHFLNNLGGLLASAAVRYWMDTLEYKCAYYEESVDPAKPGYAGQKIYIFWHEYILFPLYLRGHNNLTMLLSRHRDTDILSRTAYHMGFEFVRGSSTRGGMAALRELVRRSRNMNLTITPDGPTGPRRTLASGPIYLASKLGLPIVAMGYGYDRPWRMRTWDHHAVPRPFSRARAVVSPAIHVPAELNREGLEHYRLQVERLMNRLTLEAEAWAESGTHKVEEVPLRREPMWREYPRLDPKHIPPQPHFSSLPEKVLNQITRDERG
- the dapF gene encoding diaminopimelate epimerase is translated as MRFTKMHGIGNDYVYVNCFAQPMPADPAALAKKIADRHFGVGGDGLILICPSDKADARMRMFNADGSEAEMCGNGVRCVAKYVYDHGIAKKPTLKIETGRGVLTLNLEAAGGKVAKVRVDMGEPILEAAKIPVELGGASASDSVIDYDLDLALDQLFAGWKIVQREHPMRAAMFPRADQPKPIRYPGIKEEDMPLPKDPWTAICELDRRITCVSMGNPHVVLYCRNVSEVPLEKVGHFLEQAMIFPKKANIHFVELKSPFELTMRTWERGSGITLACGTGASAVCVAGVLTGRTGRKILAHLPGGDLELEWNETDNHVYMTGPATEVFSGEWPE
- a CDS encoding AsmA-like C-terminal region-containing protein, with translation LNMVAFAGSRPVKIEGKFQNPGPEFTGGLSISGTGMPFDQSLYNAISAVQPKASSVVQSLHLAGAFNFRVDCMRDDPQSKNMHQHLQVELDHCGMRYDRFSYPLNNVVGRLEMIDGQWNFRGLEGENHTGRVTCDGTVTPVGQGFSLALEFHGRDVVLEEELRDALPPQFQPIWNDLKPKGSFNLLDAAVNFTSGDSHPQVKVAVEPVGETVSIDPTYFPYRLEKVQGAIGFSGDRCEFQNLRAVHDRTPISASGSCEHGPEGAWHLHFDNITADHVRLDTDRDLIIALPVKLRKAVVQLNPTGLISLHGVLDFWGQRPPLLPDGSPPAVLGDCRVITQWQNMQFDIEQGTLHTGVEVQNIHGGGVFSGSYDPNRNEGQRLLTRGELNVDSVTWNNFQFTNIAGPVYVDDRQVVVGADADSQSQGQSARHLFAKCYGGTVEADASVALDETPRFSVQAKLNKVDMNRFCIESVPGRQRLKGEVDASIRLNGSAAGLHTLNGDGQVQLTNADIYELPVMVALLKVLNLKRPDTNAFTKSDITFHIDGEHVILKNIEFSGDAISLVGDGEANLNTDINLKLQPIVGRSDLQLPAWKRLMGGASEQIMQIHVTGTLADPKPKREAFPTINQALQTIQTGMQPQNRTLPPPPNTLSPAATVQPVSQVQEAPLR